The Carassius gibelio isolate Cgi1373 ecotype wild population from Czech Republic chromosome B14, carGib1.2-hapl.c, whole genome shotgun sequence genome has a segment encoding these proteins:
- the LOC127971911 gene encoding protocadherin-10 isoform X2: protein MFVFLLLLCLADGVVSQIRYSVPEEAEHGTFVGNIAEDLGLDLTKLSSRRFQVVPSSRTPYLEVNLENGVLFVNDKIDRERICKQSASCLLHLEVFLENPLELFRVEIEVVDINDNPPSFPETDITVEISESATPGTRFPLESAFDPDVGSNALRTYDITSNNYFYLDVQTQTDGNKFSELVLEKPLDREQQAMHRYVLTAVDGGQPPRTGTALLVVRVLDSNDNVPVFDQPVYSVNLAENAPVGSLVIQLNATDSDEGPNGEVIYSFSNHISGNVKELFDIDARTGRIEVRGEVDFEESSLYQIYVQAKDMGPNAVPAHCKVLVKVTDVNDNAPEIIFSTVTESVSENAATGTVIALLSVTDKDSEDNGQTHVEILGDVPFKLKTSFRNYYTIVTDGPLNRETVEAYTVTVVARDKGIPSLATSKSIKVHVSDENDNAPTFTQPIYDVYVTENNVPGAYIYAVSAVDPDVGQNAYITYSIVECEIQGMSVVTYVSINSENGYLYALRSFDYEQLKDFSFMVQARDSGSPELWSNATVNVIIVDQNDNAPSVIAPLGKNGTAREPLPRSAEPGYLVTRIVAMDADDGENARLSYSIQRGNENGMFRMDWRTGELRTARRVSVKRDPQQLYELLIEVRDHGQPPMSCSAVVQVTLVDSLVEGHSGERGTARAKDASLDLTLILIIALGSVSFIFLLAMIVLAVRCQKDKKLNIYSTCLASDCCCLVGCGSCGSGGCCGRQARAARKKKKLSKSDIMLVQSTNTANVSVASAAQVPVEESGSFGSLHQSQNYCYQVCLTPESAKTDLMFLKACSPSRSNDTEHNPCGAIVTGYTDQQQPDIISNGSLLSSETKHQRAELSYLVDRPRRVNSSAFQEADIVSSKDSGHGDSEQGDSDHDAMHRGHSSGADLFSNCTEECKALGHSDRCWMPSFVPTEARQGADYRSNLHVPGMDSVPDSERGKGFASSFRVDIPETA from the exons atgtttgtgtttttgctcCTGCTGTGTCTCGCGGATGGGGTAGTTTCGCAGATACGTTACTCTGTGCCCGAGGAAGCGGAGCATGGCACATTTGTGGGGAATATCGCAGAGGATCTGGGACTGGACCTCACGAAACTTTCATCCCGCCGCTTTCAGGTTGTGCCCAGCTCGCGGACACCGTACCTGGAAGTAAACTTGGAGAACGGGGTGCTTTTCGTGAACGACAAAATCGACCGGGAGCGCATCTGTAAGCAGAGCGCCAGCTGTTTGCTTCATCTGGAGGTGTTCCTGGAGAACCCACTCGAGCTCTTTCGCGTGGAGATCGAGGTGGTGGACATCAACGACAACCCGCCGAGCTTCCCGGAGACAGACATCACCGTGGAAATATCCGAGAGCGCGACCCCGGGTACGCGCTTCCCGTTGGAGAGCGCCTTTGATCCGGATGTCGGTAGTAACGCATTGCGCACTTACGACATTACCAGCAACAACTATTTCTACCTAGATGTGCAAACACAGACCGACGGAAACAAATTCTCAGAGCTGGTTTTGGAAAAGCCACTTGATCGGGAACAGCAGGCGATGCACCGTTACGTCCTCACGGCCGTGGACGGCGGCCAGCCTCCTCGGACAGGTACAGCTCTGCTTGTGGTCAGAGTGCTCGACTCCAACGATAACGTCCCCGTGTTTGATCAGCCAGTTTACTCGGTCAACCTGGCCGAGAACGCGCCCGTGGGCTCGCTCGTCATCCAGCTGAACGCGACTGACTCAGACGAGGGCCCGAACGGAGAGGTCATTTACTCATTCAGCAACCACATCTCAGGCAATGTCAAGGAACTGTTCGATATCGACGCCCGAACTGGCCGTATAGAGGTCAGAGGTGAGGTAGACTTTGAGGAGAGCAGCCTGTATCAGATTTACGTGCAAGCGAAAGACATGGGACCTAATGCCGTGCCTGCGCACTGTAAAGTTTTGGTCAAAGTGACGGACGTAAACGACAACGCACCGGAGATCATCTTCAGCACCGTCACGGAGTCGGTGAGCGAGAACGCAGCCACTGGCACCGTCATCGCGCTGCTCAGCGTCACCGATAAAGACTCCGAAGACAACGGGCAGACGCATGTGGAGATTCTCGGAGATGTTCCTTTCAAACTCAAAACCtctttcagaaattattacaCTATTGTGACTGACGGTCCTCTAAACCGAGAGACTGTAGAGGCATACACAGTCACCGTTGTTGCGAGAGATAAAGGTATTCCATCTCTGGCTACTAGCAAATCAATCAAAGTGCACGTGTCTGACGAGAACGACAACGCGCCAACGTTTACGCAGCCCATTTATGATGTGTATGTGACTGAAAACAACGTCCCCGGTGCTTACATATACGCTGTCAGTGCAGTCGATCCTGATGTCGGACAGAATGCTTATATAACTTACTCCATAGTGGAGTGTGAAATCCAGGGTATGTCTGTGGTCACCTATGTGTCCATCAACTCGGAGAATGGGTATCTGTACGCCCTCAGATCCTTTGATTATGAGCAACTAAAAGACTTCAGCTTCATGGTTCAAGCCAGAGACTCAGGCAGCCCCGAGCTGTGGTCCAACGCCACGGTGAACGTCATTATAGTGGATCAAAACGATAACGCGCCGTCTGTGATTGCGCCTCTTGGAAAAAATGGCACTGCGCGGGAGCCTTTGCCGCGCTCTGCCGAGCCAGGCTACCTAGTTACTCGTATTGTCGCCATGGATGCAGATGATGGGGAGAACGCACGCTTGTCCTACAGTATACAGAGAGGCAACGAGAATGGGATGTTCCGAATGGACTGGCGCACCGGGGAATTGCGCACGGCCCGCCGGGTGTCAGTCAAACGAGACCCGCAACAGCTGTATGAGCTGCTGATTGAGGTAAGAGATCACGGACAGCCTCCTATGTCGTGCAGCGCGGTGGTGCAGGTGACGCTCGTGGACAGTCTTGTGGAGGGCCACAGTGGAGAACGCGGCACGGCCAGGGCCAAAGACGCGTCTCTGGACTTGACGCTCATTCTCATCATTGCTCTCGGTTCCGTTTCTTTCATCTTCCTTCTGGCTATGATTGTGCTGGCCGTGCGCTGTCAAAAAGACAAAAAGCTGAACATTTACAGCACCTGCCTGGCGAGCGACTGCTGCTGCCTGGTAGGCTGCGGGTCGTGCGGGTCAGGCGGCTGCTGCGGTCGTCAGGCCCGGGCCGCCCGGAAAAAGAAGAAGCTGAGCAAGTCAGACATAATGCTGGTCCAGAGCACCAACACAGCCAACGTGAGCGTGGCGAGCGCAGCGCAGGTGCCCGTGGAGGAGTCAGGGAGCTTCGGCTCGCTCCATCAAAGTCAGAACTACTGCTACCAGGTCTGTCTGACCCCGGAATCCGCCAAAACGGACCTCATGTTCCTGAAGGCCTGCAGCCCGTCGCGCAGCAACGACACCGAACACAACCCGTGTGGAGCAATAGTGACCGGCTACACGGACCAGCAGCAACCGGACATCATTTCTAACGGCAGCCTGCTCTCCAGTGAG ACGAAACACCAGAGAGCAGAGCTCAGTTATTTGGTAGACCGACCAAGGCGTGTTAACAG CTCTGCGTTCCAGGAGGCAGATATCGTGAGCTCTAAAGACAGCGGCCATGGAGACAGCGAGCAGGGAGACAGTGACCATGATGCCATGCATCGCGGACATTCCTCTG GAGCAGACCTCTTCTCCAACTGCACAGAGGAGTGCAAAGCCCTCGGCCACTCAGATCGCTGCTGGATGCCAAGTTTCGTGCCCACCGAGGCACGGCAGGGCGCAGATTACCGCAGCAACCTGCACGTGCCAGGCATGGACTCTGTGCCTGACTCTGAG CGCGGAAAAGGAT
- the LOC127971911 gene encoding protocadherin-10 isoform X1: MFVFLLLLCLADGVVSQIRYSVPEEAEHGTFVGNIAEDLGLDLTKLSSRRFQVVPSSRTPYLEVNLENGVLFVNDKIDRERICKQSASCLLHLEVFLENPLELFRVEIEVVDINDNPPSFPETDITVEISESATPGTRFPLESAFDPDVGSNALRTYDITSNNYFYLDVQTQTDGNKFSELVLEKPLDREQQAMHRYVLTAVDGGQPPRTGTALLVVRVLDSNDNVPVFDQPVYSVNLAENAPVGSLVIQLNATDSDEGPNGEVIYSFSNHISGNVKELFDIDARTGRIEVRGEVDFEESSLYQIYVQAKDMGPNAVPAHCKVLVKVTDVNDNAPEIIFSTVTESVSENAATGTVIALLSVTDKDSEDNGQTHVEILGDVPFKLKTSFRNYYTIVTDGPLNRETVEAYTVTVVARDKGIPSLATSKSIKVHVSDENDNAPTFTQPIYDVYVTENNVPGAYIYAVSAVDPDVGQNAYITYSIVECEIQGMSVVTYVSINSENGYLYALRSFDYEQLKDFSFMVQARDSGSPELWSNATVNVIIVDQNDNAPSVIAPLGKNGTAREPLPRSAEPGYLVTRIVAMDADDGENARLSYSIQRGNENGMFRMDWRTGELRTARRVSVKRDPQQLYELLIEVRDHGQPPMSCSAVVQVTLVDSLVEGHSGERGTARAKDASLDLTLILIIALGSVSFIFLLAMIVLAVRCQKDKKLNIYSTCLASDCCCLVGCGSCGSGGCCGRQARAARKKKKLSKSDIMLVQSTNTANVSVASAAQVPVEESGSFGSLHQSQNYCYQVCLTPESAKTDLMFLKACSPSRSNDTEHNPCGAIVTGYTDQQQPDIISNGSLLSSETKHQRAELSYLVDRPRRVNSSAFQEADIVSSKDSGHGDSEQGDSDHDAMHRGHSSGADLFSNCTEECKALGHSDRCWMPSFVPTEARQGADYRSNLHVPGMDSVPDSEVFEGETLAGDQSFSTFGKETPHHPNQMHQHQHQHHQHHLNASTLERKEFDALLCNSRMPYKAACLSRKRIC, encoded by the exons atgtttgtgtttttgctcCTGCTGTGTCTCGCGGATGGGGTAGTTTCGCAGATACGTTACTCTGTGCCCGAGGAAGCGGAGCATGGCACATTTGTGGGGAATATCGCAGAGGATCTGGGACTGGACCTCACGAAACTTTCATCCCGCCGCTTTCAGGTTGTGCCCAGCTCGCGGACACCGTACCTGGAAGTAAACTTGGAGAACGGGGTGCTTTTCGTGAACGACAAAATCGACCGGGAGCGCATCTGTAAGCAGAGCGCCAGCTGTTTGCTTCATCTGGAGGTGTTCCTGGAGAACCCACTCGAGCTCTTTCGCGTGGAGATCGAGGTGGTGGACATCAACGACAACCCGCCGAGCTTCCCGGAGACAGACATCACCGTGGAAATATCCGAGAGCGCGACCCCGGGTACGCGCTTCCCGTTGGAGAGCGCCTTTGATCCGGATGTCGGTAGTAACGCATTGCGCACTTACGACATTACCAGCAACAACTATTTCTACCTAGATGTGCAAACACAGACCGACGGAAACAAATTCTCAGAGCTGGTTTTGGAAAAGCCACTTGATCGGGAACAGCAGGCGATGCACCGTTACGTCCTCACGGCCGTGGACGGCGGCCAGCCTCCTCGGACAGGTACAGCTCTGCTTGTGGTCAGAGTGCTCGACTCCAACGATAACGTCCCCGTGTTTGATCAGCCAGTTTACTCGGTCAACCTGGCCGAGAACGCGCCCGTGGGCTCGCTCGTCATCCAGCTGAACGCGACTGACTCAGACGAGGGCCCGAACGGAGAGGTCATTTACTCATTCAGCAACCACATCTCAGGCAATGTCAAGGAACTGTTCGATATCGACGCCCGAACTGGCCGTATAGAGGTCAGAGGTGAGGTAGACTTTGAGGAGAGCAGCCTGTATCAGATTTACGTGCAAGCGAAAGACATGGGACCTAATGCCGTGCCTGCGCACTGTAAAGTTTTGGTCAAAGTGACGGACGTAAACGACAACGCACCGGAGATCATCTTCAGCACCGTCACGGAGTCGGTGAGCGAGAACGCAGCCACTGGCACCGTCATCGCGCTGCTCAGCGTCACCGATAAAGACTCCGAAGACAACGGGCAGACGCATGTGGAGATTCTCGGAGATGTTCCTTTCAAACTCAAAACCtctttcagaaattattacaCTATTGTGACTGACGGTCCTCTAAACCGAGAGACTGTAGAGGCATACACAGTCACCGTTGTTGCGAGAGATAAAGGTATTCCATCTCTGGCTACTAGCAAATCAATCAAAGTGCACGTGTCTGACGAGAACGACAACGCGCCAACGTTTACGCAGCCCATTTATGATGTGTATGTGACTGAAAACAACGTCCCCGGTGCTTACATATACGCTGTCAGTGCAGTCGATCCTGATGTCGGACAGAATGCTTATATAACTTACTCCATAGTGGAGTGTGAAATCCAGGGTATGTCTGTGGTCACCTATGTGTCCATCAACTCGGAGAATGGGTATCTGTACGCCCTCAGATCCTTTGATTATGAGCAACTAAAAGACTTCAGCTTCATGGTTCAAGCCAGAGACTCAGGCAGCCCCGAGCTGTGGTCCAACGCCACGGTGAACGTCATTATAGTGGATCAAAACGATAACGCGCCGTCTGTGATTGCGCCTCTTGGAAAAAATGGCACTGCGCGGGAGCCTTTGCCGCGCTCTGCCGAGCCAGGCTACCTAGTTACTCGTATTGTCGCCATGGATGCAGATGATGGGGAGAACGCACGCTTGTCCTACAGTATACAGAGAGGCAACGAGAATGGGATGTTCCGAATGGACTGGCGCACCGGGGAATTGCGCACGGCCCGCCGGGTGTCAGTCAAACGAGACCCGCAACAGCTGTATGAGCTGCTGATTGAGGTAAGAGATCACGGACAGCCTCCTATGTCGTGCAGCGCGGTGGTGCAGGTGACGCTCGTGGACAGTCTTGTGGAGGGCCACAGTGGAGAACGCGGCACGGCCAGGGCCAAAGACGCGTCTCTGGACTTGACGCTCATTCTCATCATTGCTCTCGGTTCCGTTTCTTTCATCTTCCTTCTGGCTATGATTGTGCTGGCCGTGCGCTGTCAAAAAGACAAAAAGCTGAACATTTACAGCACCTGCCTGGCGAGCGACTGCTGCTGCCTGGTAGGCTGCGGGTCGTGCGGGTCAGGCGGCTGCTGCGGTCGTCAGGCCCGGGCCGCCCGGAAAAAGAAGAAGCTGAGCAAGTCAGACATAATGCTGGTCCAGAGCACCAACACAGCCAACGTGAGCGTGGCGAGCGCAGCGCAGGTGCCCGTGGAGGAGTCAGGGAGCTTCGGCTCGCTCCATCAAAGTCAGAACTACTGCTACCAGGTCTGTCTGACCCCGGAATCCGCCAAAACGGACCTCATGTTCCTGAAGGCCTGCAGCCCGTCGCGCAGCAACGACACCGAACACAACCCGTGTGGAGCAATAGTGACCGGCTACACGGACCAGCAGCAACCGGACATCATTTCTAACGGCAGCCTGCTCTCCAGTGAG ACGAAACACCAGAGAGCAGAGCTCAGTTATTTGGTAGACCGACCAAGGCGTGTTAACAG CTCTGCGTTCCAGGAGGCAGATATCGTGAGCTCTAAAGACAGCGGCCATGGAGACAGCGAGCAGGGAGACAGTGACCATGATGCCATGCATCGCGGACATTCCTCTG GAGCAGACCTCTTCTCCAACTGCACAGAGGAGTGCAAAGCCCTCGGCCACTCAGATCGCTGCTGGATGCCAAGTTTCGTGCCCACCGAGGCACGGCAGGGCGCAGATTACCGCAGCAACCTGCACGTGCCAGGCATGGACTCTGTGCCTGACTCTGAGGTATTTGAGGGCGAGACGTTGGCGGGCGATCAGTCATTCTCAACCTTTGGCAAAGAGACGCCACACCACCCCAACCAGATGCACCAACACCAACatcaacaccatcaacaccacCTCAATGCTTCCACGCTAGAGAGGAAAGAGTTCGATGCACTTCTGTGTAACTCTCGCATGCCTTACAAAGCCGCCTGTCTGT CGCGGAAAAGGAT